The genomic window CCAGCTCGACGGCAATCGCCGCAACGCGAATGAGGGTCTGAATGTCAGCGAAAAAGCACTGGCCGCACGCCAGCGCTTCTATAAGGCATTGGATGCCGTCGGGCCCGGCCTCGCGGAACCGCTGGTGGATGTGTGTTGCTACCTGAGCGGCCTTGAAGATGCCGAGCGACGCATGGGGTGGCCGCAACGCTCAGGCAAAGTCGTGCTCGCCATCGCACTGGAGCGTCTGGCTGGCTATTACGGCTTCAATGGATCATCTGGCGGGCGAAACAGGTCCAGCTACGTTTGGCATGCGCCGGACGCACCCGAGATGGACCCGCCGCCGGAATCGCAGGCGTGAGGGGTCAGCTAATCAAGAACGGTGTTGCAAGCAGGGCGGCTATGACGAACTCAAATGCGGTGCCGCCGTAATTGGCTCCGTTGGCCGCGCGATCAATCACCATCGACACAAGTCGCACAATACCGGTCAATCCCCAGCCGCAGGCGAGCGTCACAAAAGCCGTGTCGCTGCCGGTTACAAGGGCAAACGCGTGCCCCCCGGCGAACACGCCCCCATAGGTTGCCCGAACTTCGGAAATTGAATGCGGCAATGCGTCGTCAATCTTGATCCCGACAAGCTTTGCCGCGCCATAGGGACGAAAAATAGCAAACAGCCCAAGCCCCAGCCCGATGACACCGCCAATGTAAGGCAGGACATAAAGACCCATGCTAGGCGACCCCGGCGTCTGCCAGAGCTGCAGAGGCA from Candidatus Phaeomarinobacter ectocarpi includes these protein-coding regions:
- a CDS encoding DUF4345 family protein; protein product: MGLYVLPYIGGVIGLGLGLFAIFRPYGAAKLVGIKIDDALPHSISEVRATYGGVFAGGHAFALVTGSDTAFVTLACGWGLTGIVRLVSMVIDRAANGANYGGTAFEFVIAALLATPFLIS